The window CCGCAGCCGGGTCCCGAGCACCGGGTGGTGGGCGGCGGCCACGTCCCCGACCGCGTAGACGTCCGGGTCCGAGGTGCGCAGGGACTCGTCCACCGCGATCCCGCCGCCGTGCTCCCGGTCGACCAGGGCGAGCCCCGAGGTCTCGGCGAGCGCCGTCCGCGGCGCGGCCCCGATCGCGGCGAGCACCGCGTGCGCCGGGTGCTCCTCCCCGTCGTCGGTACGGGCGGCCAGCACCATCCCGTCGTGCCCCACGATCTCGGTCAGCCGCGCCCCGAAGTGGAACCGCACCCCGTGATCGGCGTGCAGGTCCCCGAAGAGCCGGCCGATCTCGGGGCCGAGCACCGCGTGCAGCGGTGTGGCCTCCGGCTCGACGACCGTGACCTCGGCGCCGTACCCGCGGGCCGCGGCGGCGACCTCCAGGCCGATCCACCCGGCGCCCGCGATGAGCAGGTGGCCGTTGTCCCGGCCGAGTCCGGCGAGGACCCCCTTCAGCCGCTCGGCATGCGCGAGGCGCCGCAGGTGGTGCACCCCGGCCAGACCGGTGCCGGGGATGTCCAGGCGGCGCGGCTCGGCGCCGGTGGCCAGCAGCACCTTGTCGTAGTGCAGGACCGTGCCGTCGCCCAGGACCACCTTCTTGGCGTCCCGGTCGAGGTGGACCGCCGGCTGGCCCAGGTGCAGCTCCACGTCGGCGGCCGCGTACCAGGACGGCTCGTGGACGAAGACGCTCTCGCGGTCGTCCTTGCCCATCAGGTAGCCCTTGGACAGCGGGGGCCGTTCGTACGGATGGTCGCGCTCGTCGCCGATCAGGATCACCCGCCCCGTGAACCCCTCGGACCTCAGCGTTTCGGCCGCCTTTGCCCCGGCAA of the Streptomyces sp. NBC_01294 genome contains:
- a CDS encoding NAD(P)/FAD-dependent oxidoreductase, whose amino-acid sequence is MVDAHRTFVIVGAGLAGAKAAETLRSEGFTGRVILIGDERDHPYERPPLSKGYLMGKDDRESVFVHEPSWYAAADVELHLGQPAVHLDRDAKKVVLGDGTVLHYDKVLLATGAEPRRLDIPGTGLAGVHHLRRLAHAERLKGVLAGLGRDNGHLLIAGAGWIGLEVAAAARGYGAEVTVVEPEATPLHAVLGPEIGRLFGDLHADHGVRFHFGARLTEIVGHDGMVLAARTDDGEEHPAHAVLAAIGAAPRTALAETSGLALVDREHGGGIAVDESLRTSDPDVYAVGDVAAAHHPVLGTRLRVEHWANALNGGPAAARAMLGQPVSYDRVPYFFSDQYDVGLEYSGYAPPGGYDQVLIRGDAGKREFIAFWLSEGRVLAGMNVNVWDVTEHIQALIRSKKPVDREALADPSIPLSSLIEG